The DNA segment GGCCAAAGAGGTCAAGTCGACCATTCGAGGAAGCGAGCGGGTGATTTCCGGGCCGAGGGTGTTCGGTGGGATGTCGATGCCGACAGAGTTAATCTTGGAATATATTATGGGTACGCCAAACAGACGGTAAATAGGAGGTTCTCTCATGGCTTTAGAAACAGTTCGCGTCTCTCCAGGGTTCCAGAAGTTTTTACCGAAGGAATATCAGGATCTCGTCGAAAACGGTCCGTTCACGAAAGAGCGAAAAGTCTCGGAGCTCGGCTCTTTTAAGGAAATTCTCGAAGAGCATCCGATGTGTGCCGGCTGTGCAATGACCCTTTTTATCCGGGTCGCCCTCCTCGCGCTGCCGAGTGTCGAGAATTCGGTCATCATCGGAACGGCCGGCTGTGGGCGGTTGGCCTTGAGCCAGGCGGCGATCCCCTTCGTCTATGGAAACTACGGCGACACCAATGCGGTGGCCAGCGGGTTGAAGCGCGGTCTCTCGGTCCGGTTCAAAGACAAGCCGAAGGATGTCATCGTGATGGCGGGAGACGGCGGTTTGGCCGACATCGGTTTCTCGGCGGTGATGCACTCCTGGTTCCGGAAAGAGAAGTTCACCACTGTCATGCTCGACAATGAAGTCTACGGCAATACCGGCGGACAAGAGAGCGGAATGACCCAAAAGGGGATGGTCTTGAAGATGGCCCCAAACGGAAAGAAGTTCGAGAAGATGGATATGATCGGTCTTGCGAAGACTTCCGGGGTCGCCTACATCGCTCGGATCGCCCCGACCAATCCGACCCGCGTCGCCACGACGATTCGGAAAGCGGTCTTGATTGCTCGCGAAGTCGGCCCGACCTACATCCAGGCGTATACTTCCTGCAACATCGAGTATGCGATTCCGACACCGAAGGTGATGGATGATGCCCGGATGGTCGAGAAAGATCGGTACGGATTCATGGAATACTTCACCGACGAGGCAAAAGCCTACTGGGAGAAGACGGAAGCCGATCGTCGCAAGCTGAAGGGTCCTGCTGAGAAGGCGGAATCCCAAGAGACCAAGTAAACGAGGAGGTTGAGCATGGCCGCAATTGATACGGGAGTAAAGCGATTTAACATCCGCATGGCGGGTATCGGAGGTCAGGGGGTGGTAACCGCCTCCCATATCTTAAGCAACGGGGTGATCATCGGAAAAGGGGAGAGCACGCTGGTCCCCTTCTTCGGATCTGAGAAACGGATGGCGCCGGTCGAAAGCTACGTCCGAATCGCGTCGGGGAAGATTTATGAAATCGGAGAGATCATTTATCCGAACATCATCATGATTTTCCATCCGCAGGTGATCACCCACGGTAAGTCGTACACCATGCCGTTCTATTGGGGGTTAAAGAAAGATGGGGTGGTCTTGATCAACAGCGATACCCCCGTCCCGATGATTCCGGATCAGGTCCGCGAGCTGGAAGAAAATAACGCGAAGATCTGCTACATCCCCGCGACGAAGATCGCCAACGAAGTCGGTGGGACCGATCTGGCGACGAACATGGCGATGTGCGGCGCGATCGCAGGGATTATCCAGATGCCCGATCTCAAATCGTTGGAGCAGTCGGTGAAAGAGCGTTTTCTCGGAAAAGGATTTGTCGTCTCCGGCGGAACTGCCTCTCTGGACAACGTCATCGAGAAGAAGTTCGCAAAAAAAGCCGAATTGGTGGCGAAGAATTTCGCGGTGGTCCAGGCGGCCCATGAGTATGCGATCGAGCAGGGATGGAATCAGTGGCAGAAAGACCGGGTCACCGCCTCGGACAAGCTGATAAAAGCAAGTGTGTAAGAGGTAGGAGTCTGGAGCCAGGCTGGTTCAGAAAGAATAAAAGAGAGCAGCTGTCTTGGCGAATGTGACGGACCCTAATTTATAGAAATAAAGGCGCGGAGCAGGCTTTGCCTGGCCGAGCCGCGGGCGTGGGGCATGGGAGCCCTTTTTCTTCCGTTGCCGCACAGGCCCCACATCTAAATAGATGGAGGATGTTGGATGTATTCAGTCGCGGATGTCGATATTGATATTTGTGGAGCAACGAAGTGTCGCCTATGCACACAGTTCTGTCCCGAGGCGAACACCATTCTTTATGACTCGGTGAGAAACAGCGCTTATATTGCTGTCGATCGGTGCAAAGGCTGCGAGATCTGTGTCGGAATCTGCGACGATTTGGCCAAGCATCACGCCATCAAGATGGTCACCATTACGGAGCTGAAGAATGGGTTTGAGATCTCGAAGGTCGGCTTTAAGGAGACGATCGTCGTCGGGAAATAAGTCATCTTGATTTCTTTTAATAGGCTGATCTGATAAAATCAGGTCAGCCTATTTTTTTCTTCGAGGTCTGTTATGAAATGCCAAAAATGTGGTCATGAGAACGATCCGGCCATGCCGTGGTGCGACAAGTGTCTGACCGAATTCCCCTCTTCGAAGCTTCGCTACCTGGCTTGTCCCGAGTGCCGTCATCAGAATGATCCCGACGCCTTCCATTGCGAAGTCTGCCACGAGCCGCTCCGGCCGGGCCAATCGGAGTGAGACCCTCCCCATCATGCCGTCGCTCCCCGACATTCTAGAAGCGGATCTTGAGCTCGTCTTCGTCGGGATCAACCCCGGCACCTATTCGGCGGAAGTCGGACATTACTACGCCCGCACCACCAATCTTTTCTGGCCGATGCTTTATGAGAGCGGCCTCATTCCCAAAGCACTCCAGCCGGAAGACGACTGGAAGCTCGTGCGACTCGGCATCGGGTTGACCGATGTCGTCAAACGCTCGAGCGACCGCGCGTCCGATCTGGCGTGGGAGGAGTTTGACACGGGGGCAACCGTCGTTCGGAATAAAATCGCGATGTGGCGTCCCAAGGTGGTCTGCTTTAACGGACTGACCGCCTTTCGCGCGCTTTTCGGGCGGAAAGACGGACCGGGGGCGAAACCGGATCGAATCGGAGAGAGCCGGGTTTTCGTCGTTCCCTCCACGAGCCGAAGGAACGCGGCGTACTCCAGAGAAGTGGTTCTCTTCTGGTTCAAAGAGCTAAGGACTTTTGTTAAAACCGGCTGAAGCAAATTCCGTTTTCGGTGCGACAGGCCAGCGTTGAGCAAAAGCCGGGACGATTCTTCAATCGGCGGAGCATGCTTGGAGGAGAACGCGCATTCGCGCGGGCTTGTAAAAGGGTGCCTTTGAGATCTACTAAATAGACTCGAAGGAGTAAAAAAAGGAGTAAAGAAGTGAACCGGATCCTTCCACTTTTGTTTTTGGTTCTCCTCTCACTCTTTGCCACCGCACCGTTGACCCCTGCGGAATCCCAGCCGACCCTCACCCTCGCCGCCGCCTCCGACCTTCAGTTCGCCCTCGGCGAGATCGCTTCCGCCTTCGAGAAAGCGACCGGCAGTGTCGTGAAGATCTCCTTCGGCGCCTCCGGGAGCTTCGTCGCCCAGATCATGGCGGGTGCGCCGTTCGATCTCTTTTTCTCGGCCGATGAGAGTTATCCGAAGCGGCTGATCGAGGCGGGGCTTGCGCTCCCTGAATCTTTCGATCGATATGCCACCGGCCGGCTGATTCTCTGGGTTCCGAACGATTCCCCGATCGATCTTGCGCAGGAGGGGATGCAGGCGCTCCTCCATCCGACGGTTCGAAAAATTGCCATCGCCAATCCGACGCACGCTCCCTACGGCAAGGCGGCGGTCGCCGCGCTGCAATCGGCGGGGCTTTACGATCGGGTTCAATCTCGCTTGGTCCTCGGTGAAAACATCTCCCAAGCGGCCCAATTTGTTCAGTCCGGAAATGCGGAGATTGCCCTCCTCTCCCTCTCCCACGCAAGCGCCGCACCGATGAAAGCGCAGGGACGGCTCTGGCCCGTCCCGGTCGATTCTTACCCGCCGCTTCATCAGGCGGTGGTCGTCTTGCGTCGAAGCAAAGAAAAGGAACGGGCGCAGTCGCTGATCGATTTCGTAAGGGGGAGAGCGGGAAGAGCGATCTTAGAGCGTTATGGGTTTACCCTTCCTGCGGAGGCGAAATGAATTGGGAAGCTTTCCGGCTCTCGATCCGGCTCGCCTCCTTCACCGCGATTCTCCTCTTGCTCATCGGCATTCCGCTGGCCTATTGGATCGTCACCTCTCGGTGGCGCTGGAAGTTTTTGGTCGAGGCGGTCGTCGCCCTGCCGATTATCCTTCCTCCGACGGTGTTGGGTTTTTATCTT comes from the Candidatus Manganitrophaceae bacterium genome and includes:
- the modA gene encoding molybdate ABC transporter substrate-binding protein is translated as MNRILPLLFLVLLSLFATAPLTPAESQPTLTLAAASDLQFALGEIASAFEKATGSVVKISFGASGSFVAQIMAGAPFDLFFSADESYPKRLIEAGLALPESFDRYATGRLILWVPNDSPIDLAQEGMQALLHPTVRKIAIANPTHAPYGKAAVAALQSAGLYDRVQSRLVLGENISQAAQFVQSGNAEIALLSLSHASAAPMKAQGRLWPVPVDSYPPLHQAVVVLRRSKEKERAQSLIDFVRGRAGRAILERYGFTLPAEAK
- a CDS encoding mismatch-specific DNA-glycosylase; the protein is MIPTPSIAKSATSRSGRANRSETLPIMPSLPDILEADLELVFVGINPGTYSAEVGHYYARTTNLFWPMLYESGLIPKALQPEDDWKLVRLGIGLTDVVKRSSDRASDLAWEEFDTGATVVRNKIAMWRPKVVCFNGLTAFRALFGRKDGPGAKPDRIGESRVFVVPSTSRRNAAYSREVVLFWFKELRTFVKTG
- a CDS encoding ferredoxin oxidoreductase, giving the protein MALETVRVSPGFQKFLPKEYQDLVENGPFTKERKVSELGSFKEILEEHPMCAGCAMTLFIRVALLALPSVENSVIIGTAGCGRLALSQAAIPFVYGNYGDTNAVASGLKRGLSVRFKDKPKDVIVMAGDGGLADIGFSAVMHSWFRKEKFTTVMLDNEVYGNTGGQESGMTQKGMVLKMAPNGKKFEKMDMIGLAKTSGVAYIARIAPTNPTRVATTIRKAVLIAREVGPTYIQAYTSCNIEYAIPTPKVMDDARMVEKDRYGFMEYFTDEAKAYWEKTEADRRKLKGPAEKAESQETK
- a CDS encoding 2-oxoacid:acceptor oxidoreductase family protein, producing the protein MAAIDTGVKRFNIRMAGIGGQGVVTASHILSNGVIIGKGESTLVPFFGSEKRMAPVESYVRIASGKIYEIGEIIYPNIIMIFHPQVITHGKSYTMPFYWGLKKDGVVLINSDTPVPMIPDQVRELEENNAKICYIPATKIANEVGGTDLATNMAMCGAIAGIIQMPDLKSLEQSVKERFLGKGFVVSGGTASLDNVIEKKFAKKAELVAKNFAVVQAAHEYAIEQGWNQWQKDRVTASDKLIKASV
- a CDS encoding pyruvate ferredoxin oxidoreductase; amino-acid sequence: MYSVADVDIDICGATKCRLCTQFCPEANTILYDSVRNSAYIAVDRCKGCEICVGICDDLAKHHAIKMVTITELKNGFEISKVGFKETIVVGK